A window from Hemicordylus capensis ecotype Gifberg chromosome 2, rHemCap1.1.pri, whole genome shotgun sequence encodes these proteins:
- the PTBP1 gene encoding polypyrimidine tract-binding protein 1 isoform X2, whose product MDGIVQDITVGTKRGSDELFSTCVTNGPFIMSSNSASAANGNDSKKFKGDSRSTGVPSRVIHIRKLPSDVTEAEVISLGLPFGKVTNLLMLKGKNQAFIEMNTEEAANTMVSYYTTVTPVLRSQSIYIQFSNHKELKTDNSPNQARAQAALQAVNSVQSGNLTLSASAAAIDAGMVMAGQSPVLRIIVENLFYPVTLDVLHQIFSKFGTVLKIITFTKNNQFQALLQYADPVSAQHAKLSLDGQNIYNACCTLRIDCSKLTSLNVKYNNDKSRDYTRPDLPSGDSQPSLDQTMAAAFGAPGIISASPYAGFPPAFAIPQAAGLSVPNVHGALAPLAIPSAAAAAAAAGRITIPGLTGAGNSVLLVSNLNPERVTPQCLFILFGVYGDVQRVKILFNKKENALVQMADGNQAQLAMSHLNGQKLHGKPIRITLSKHQTVQLPREGQEDQGLTKDYGNSPLHRFKKPGSKNFQNIFPPSATLHLSNIPPSISEDDLKMLFSSNGGMVKGFKFFQKDHKMALIQMGSVEEAIQSLIDLHNHDLGENHHLRVSFSKSTI is encoded by the exons CGGGGATCTGACGAACTTTTCTCTACTTGTGTCACTAACGGACCCTTTATCATGAGCAGCAACTCTGCTTCTGCAG CCAATGGAAATGACAGCAAGAAGTTCAAAGGTGACAGCAGGAGCACAGGGGTCCCCTCGCGAGTGATCCACATCCGCAAGCTGCCCAGCGACGTCACGGAAGCCGAAGTGATCTCCTTGGGGCTGCCCTTTGGAAAAGTCACCAACCTGCTCATGTTAAAGGGAAAGAACCAG GCTTTCATAGAAATGAACACCGAGGAGGCAGCAAACACCATGGTGAGCTACTACACCACAGTCACACCCGTCCTCCGTAGCCAGTCCATTTATATCCAGTTCTCCAACCACAAAGAGCTGAAGACGGATAACTCTCCCAACCAGGCG CGTGCTCAGGCAGCCCTGCAAGCAGTGAATTCAGTTCAGTCTGGAAACCTGACTCTGTCTGCCTCGGCCGCAGCCATAGACGCTGGGATGGTCATGGCTGGCCAAAGTCCCGTCCTGAGGATCATTGTGGAAAACCTCTTCTATCCTGTCACCTTGGATGTCCTGCATCAG ATTTTCTCCAAGTTTGGCACAGTCCTGAAGATCATCACGTTCACCAAGAACAACCAGTTCCAGGCACTCCTGCAGTACGCGGACCCTGTGAGCGCCCAGCATGCCAAACTG TCTCTCGATGGGCAGAACATCTACAATGCCTGCTGTACACTCCGCATCGACTGCTCCAAGCTCACCAGCCTCAATGTGAAATACAACAATGACAAGAGCAGGGACTATACGCGCCCAGACCTGCCTTCTGGGGACAGCCAGCCCTCCCTCGACCAGACCATGGCGGCTGCCTTTG GCGCCCCGGGGATCATTTCTGCCTCTCCGTACGCTGGCTTCCCTCCTGCTTTTGCCATTCCTCAAGCTGCAG GCCTCTCAGTTCCAAATGTCcacggagcgcttgctcctttGGCTatcccatcagcagcagcagccgcggcTGCCGCAGGACGGATTACTATTCCCGGCCTCACCGGGGCAGGGAACTCTGTTCTGCTGGTTAGCAATTTGAACCCCGAG AGAGTTACACCCCAATGCCTCTTTATTCTTTTCG GGGTCTATGGTGACGTGCAAAGGGTGAAGATCTTGTTTAACAAGAAAGAGAATGCCTTGGTTCAAATGGCAGACGGCAACCAAGCCCAGCTGG CCATGAGTCACCTGAATGGGCAGAAGCTGCATGGGAAGCCCATCCGCATCACACTGTCAAAGCACCAGACCGTGCAGCTGCCCCGTGAGGGCCAGGAGGACCAGGGCTTGACCAAGGACTATGGTAACTCGCCTCTCCACCGCTTCAAGAAGCCCGGCTCCAAGAACTTCCAGAACATCTTCCCGCCTTCTGCCACCCTCCACCTCTCCAACATCCC GCCTTCCATTTCTGAAGACGACCTCAAGATGCTCTTCTCAAGCAATGGGGGGATGGTGAAAGGCTTCAAATTCTTCCA GAAGGACCACAAGATGGCCCTCATCCAGATGGGTTCTGTGGAAGAAGCCATCCAGTCACTCATCGACCTCCATAACCACGACCTCGGTGAGAACCACCACCTGCGCGTGTCCTTCTCAAAGTCCACCATTTAA